A portion of the Polaribacter cellanae genome contains these proteins:
- a CDS encoding glycoside hydrolase family 3 N-terminal domain-containing protein → MKKKLALILFTLFVSYANAQTVDPLLTKDVEAQRVWVDSILTNMTIDEKIGQLFMVQAYSNLDKKHEDFITEMITKYHVGSLIFMQGTPEKQAELNNKYQNVAKVPLLIGFDGEWGLNMRLDNTYKFPWNMTLGAIRNDSLIREFGAQVGKHCKRLGIHVNFAPVVDVNVNPANPIIGNRSFGESKENVTEKAIAFTKGMQSYGVMANAKHFPGHGDTASDSHHTLPVLNFDKARLDSIELYPYRKIFDAGVASVMTAHLNIPSLEPNISLPTSLSNNVVTKLLQQELGFNGLIITDGLNMKGATNYATSAEVDLAAIQAGNDLLLIPQDVPASIALFKKAIELKTLTEERIDFSVRKILKAKYWAGLNKYKPIKEEHIHEDLNAVENELLHRKLIKNALTVVKNVNGNIPIRNLESKKIAYVKLGDAKSDSFVKMLKNYTKVDVVSDKNLAGITKKLKPYNFVIIGFHKSNNHPWKSYKFTDKELVWLQEIARQKVVVLDVFTSPYSLLQLKSFTNIEGLVVSYQNSKLSQELSAQMLFGAFDAKGKLPVSIGENFKEGAGLLTSKLSRFQYTIPEEVGLSSKKLAIIDQFADTILKEKMAPGFQVFVARKGKVVLQKSYGYHTYDKTFKVKNSDLYDLASLTKILASLPLIMKAEEEHKIPLTASLRDILPSFTNSNKSTVTVKEILSHVARLKAWIPFYKDTQDSVTGKNLSTFYGHKKSNKFQIKVAEKLFITKSYKDSIYKYIKVADQREKPGYKYSDLGYYLFKEALETKYKKPLNKLVDETFYKSLGADRTTYLPLEKFTRNDIVPTEIDDYYRNQLLQGYVHDMGAAMLGGVAGHAGLFANANDVGKIMQMYLQKGFYGGKRYLKPETIDKFNTRYYVNEHVRRGLGFDKPQLNPDIKATCGCVSDVSFGHSGFTGTYTWADPKSEIVYVFLSNRVFPHMNNRGLIKSNMRTKIQQAIQDAIIE, encoded by the coding sequence ATGAAAAAAAAGTTAGCACTTATATTATTTACACTATTTGTATCGTATGCAAACGCACAAACTGTAGATCCACTTTTAACAAAAGACGTGGAAGCACAGAGAGTTTGGGTAGATAGTATTTTAACAAATATGACGATTGACGAGAAAATTGGTCAGTTATTTATGGTGCAAGCCTATTCTAATTTAGATAAAAAGCACGAAGATTTTATTACGGAAATGATTACAAAATATCACGTAGGTAGTTTAATTTTCATGCAAGGAACTCCAGAAAAACAAGCGGAGCTGAATAATAAATATCAAAATGTTGCAAAAGTGCCTCTTTTAATTGGTTTCGATGGAGAATGGGGTTTAAATATGCGTTTAGATAATACCTACAAATTTCCTTGGAATATGACTTTAGGAGCAATTCGAAACGATTCTTTAATTCGAGAATTTGGAGCGCAAGTAGGTAAACACTGTAAACGATTAGGAATTCATGTAAATTTTGCGCCAGTTGTAGATGTAAATGTAAATCCTGCAAACCCAATTATTGGAAATCGTTCTTTTGGGGAGAGTAAAGAAAATGTTACAGAAAAAGCAATTGCTTTTACAAAAGGAATGCAAAGTTATGGTGTAATGGCAAATGCGAAACATTTTCCAGGGCATGGAGATACAGCATCCGATTCGCACCATACTTTGCCTGTTTTAAATTTCGATAAAGCACGTTTAGATTCCATAGAATTATACCCTTACAGAAAAATTTTTGATGCTGGTGTTGCCAGTGTTATGACTGCACATTTAAACATTCCTAGTTTAGAGCCAAATATAAGTTTACCAACCTCTTTATCTAATAATGTAGTTACAAAGTTACTGCAACAAGAGTTGGGTTTTAATGGGTTAATTATAACTGACGGTTTAAACATGAAAGGCGCTACAAATTACGCAACTTCTGCAGAAGTAGATTTGGCAGCAATCCAAGCAGGAAACGATTTGTTATTAATTCCACAAGATGTGCCAGCATCAATTGCACTATTTAAAAAAGCAATTGAATTAAAAACACTTACAGAAGAACGTATAGATTTTTCCGTTAGAAAAATTTTAAAAGCAAAATACTGGGCAGGTTTAAACAAATATAAACCTATTAAAGAAGAACATATTCATGAAGATTTAAATGCGGTTGAAAATGAATTGCTACATAGAAAACTTATTAAAAATGCACTTACAGTTGTTAAAAACGTAAATGGTAATATTCCTATTAGAAACTTAGAAAGTAAGAAAATAGCTTATGTGAAATTGGGAGATGCAAAAAGCGATTCGTTTGTAAAGATGCTTAAAAATTACACAAAAGTAGATGTGGTTTCAGACAAAAATTTAGCTGGAATTACTAAAAAATTAAAACCTTATAATTTTGTAATTATAGGGTTTCATAAATCGAACAATCATCCTTGGAAAAGTTACAAGTTTACGGATAAAGAACTGGTTTGGTTGCAAGAAATTGCGCGACAAAAAGTAGTTGTTTTAGATGTTTTTACGAGTCCTTATAGTTTATTACAATTAAAAAGTTTTACGAATATAGAAGGTCTTGTGGTTTCTTATCAAAATAGTAAATTATCGCAAGAATTATCTGCACAAATGTTGTTTGGTGCTTTTGATGCCAAAGGAAAATTACCAGTTTCTATTGGAGAAAACTTTAAAGAAGGTGCTGGTTTGTTAACCAGTAAATTAAGTAGGTTCCAATATACAATTCCAGAAGAAGTTGGTTTGTCGTCTAAAAAATTGGCAATTATAGATCAATTCGCAGATACTATTTTAAAAGAGAAAATGGCGCCAGGTTTTCAAGTTTTTGTGGCAAGAAAAGGAAAGGTTGTGTTGCAAAAAAGTTACGGATATCATACCTATGATAAAACATTTAAAGTAAAAAATTCAGATTTGTACGATTTGGCTTCTCTTACCAAAATATTAGCCTCTTTACCTTTAATTATGAAGGCAGAAGAAGAACATAAAATTCCATTAACCGCAAGTTTACGAGATATTTTACCAAGCTTTACAAATTCTAACAAAAGTACAGTTACTGTAAAAGAAATTTTATCTCATGTTGCGCGATTAAAAGCGTGGATTCCTTTTTACAAGGATACCCAAGATAGTGTAACAGGTAAAAATTTATCGACATTTTATGGACATAAAAAATCGAATAAATTTCAAATAAAAGTGGCAGAAAAATTATTTATTACCAAAAGTTATAAAGACAGTATTTACAAATACATAAAAGTAGCCGACCAAAGAGAAAAACCTGGTTATAAATATAGCGATTTGGGCTATTATTTATTTAAAGAGGCTTTAGAAACTAAATACAAAAAACCGCTAAATAAATTGGTAGACGAAACATTTTATAAATCTTTGGGAGCAGATAGAACTACTTATTTACCTTTAGAGAAATTTACTAGAAACGACATTGTACCCACAGAAATAGACGATTATTATCGCAACCAATTATTGCAAGGTTATGTACACGATATGGGTGCAGCAATGTTGGGTGGAGTCGCAGGCCATGCAGGTTTATTTGCCAATGCGAATGATGTTGGTAAAATTATGCAAATGTATTTACAGAAAGGTTTTTATGGTGGAAAACGCTATTTAAAACCAGAAACCATAGATAAATTTAACACGCGTTATTATGTAAATGAACATGTTCGTAGAGGTTTAGGTTTCGACAAACCACAACTAAACCCAGATATTAAAGCCACCTGTGGCTGTGTTTCCGACGTTAGTTTTGGGCATTCTGGCTTTACAGGAACTTACACTTGGGCAGATCCTAAAAGCGAAATAGTGTATGTATTTTTATCGAACAGAGTTTTTCCGCATATGAATAATCGAGGTTTAATTAAAAGCAATATGCGTACAAAAATTCAACAAGCAATTCAAGATGCGATTATAGAATAA
- a CDS encoding lysophospholipid acyltransferase family protein, whose protein sequence is MIQKIWFMLVWAYIKFGLFFYTKKITVLGRKNIPKKGAVLFAVNHPNGLVDPLYVTTTNSRQNHFLVRAASFKNPMVKKILESLYLMPIYRIRDGIKQLSNNQEIFEKCYRILDKGETLMIFPEGSHDKKRTIRPLSKGFVRIISGALEKYPNLDIQIVPVGITYQHISDFPAKVCVNYGKPIPTKAIFETNTPAKSINILKGKVTEQLKKLTVYIPDDENYAQTLQQLNNAQVDFTNVVAINKIIKNKSFPQKKKPKKNYLKPLLYIIILNSIIPFLIWKKASKKINEIEFIDTFRFTLNYASCTLFYCLQGYIVGLFYGNLVGFFYFSISAFLILIYVKFAPTNAKKHKELAEVSKQV, encoded by the coding sequence ATGATTCAGAAAATATGGTTTATGCTAGTTTGGGCTTATATAAAATTCGGACTTTTTTTCTACACTAAAAAAATTACTGTTTTAGGTAGAAAAAATATTCCAAAAAAAGGCGCTGTTTTGTTTGCTGTAAATCATCCAAATGGATTGGTAGACCCTTTATATGTAACCACTACAAATTCTCGTCAAAATCATTTTTTGGTGAGAGCCGCTTCTTTTAAAAACCCTATGGTTAAAAAGATTTTAGAATCTTTGTATTTAATGCCCATTTATAGAATTAGAGATGGTATAAAGCAACTATCTAACAATCAAGAAATATTCGAAAAGTGTTATCGTATTTTAGATAAAGGAGAAACTCTAATGATTTTTCCAGAAGGAAGTCACGATAAAAAAAGAACCATAAGACCTCTAAGTAAAGGATTTGTAAGAATTATTTCTGGGGCTTTAGAAAAATACCCAAATTTAGATATTCAAATAGTTCCTGTAGGAATTACCTACCAACATATATCCGATTTTCCTGCAAAAGTTTGTGTAAATTATGGAAAACCAATTCCAACAAAAGCAATTTTCGAAACAAATACTCCTGCAAAATCTATAAATATTTTAAAAGGAAAAGTTACTGAACAATTAAAAAAACTAACGGTTTATATTCCTGATGATGAAAATTACGCGCAAACTCTGCAGCAATTAAATAACGCACAAGTCGATTTTACAAATGTTGTTGCAATAAATAAAATAATTAAAAACAAATCATTTCCACAGAAAAAAAAACCTAAAAAAAATTACTTAAAGCCATTACTTTATATAATCATATTAAACAGTATTATTCCTTTTTTAATTTGGAAAAAAGCTTCTAAAAAAATTAATGAAATCGAATTTATAGATACGTTTCGGTTCACTTTAAACTATGCTTCTTGCACCCTTTTTTATTGCTTGCAAGGATATATTGTAGGTCTTTTTTATGGAAATTTAGTCGGTTTTTTCTATTTCTCGATTTCTGCATTTTTAATTTTAATATATGTGAAATTTGCTCCTACAAATGCAAAAAAGCATAAAGAATTAGCGGAAGTTAGCAAACAAGTCTAG
- a CDS encoding bile acid:sodium symporter family protein gives MQNPIDIDSIKINFDSSGLWVLNIAIAIIMFGVALGISIDDFKRLLKNPKILFVGVLSQFILLPAFTFLAILIIKPHPSFALGMMMIAACPGGNVSNFFSKMAGGNAALSVSLTAFATLICIFMTPFNLQFWGSMYAPTNEILKTVELNWVDLLKLVSLILGIPLFFGMLIKHYHAEMAGKIERVLKPLSMLVFIALIFIAFSQNLDVFINHIHHVIFLVIFHNIFAFILGFVTAKSFGLNKKDTKTIAIETGIQNGGLGLLLIFGFFDGLGGMALLAAFWGIWDVFSGILLATYWGRKPKNKIPVKQMQNL, from the coding sequence ATGCAAAACCCAATAGATATAGATTCCATTAAAATAAACTTCGATTCCAGTGGTTTATGGGTTTTAAACATTGCTATTGCCATAATTATGTTTGGTGTGGCTTTGGGAATTTCTATAGACGATTTTAAAAGACTGTTAAAAAACCCTAAAATACTGTTTGTTGGCGTTTTATCTCAATTTATTCTTTTGCCAGCATTTACTTTTTTAGCTATCTTAATTATAAAACCACACCCAAGTTTTGCTTTAGGAATGATGATGATTGCAGCCTGCCCTGGAGGAAATGTTTCTAATTTCTTTAGTAAAATGGCTGGTGGAAACGCAGCATTATCTGTAAGTTTAACTGCTTTTGCCACACTAATTTGCATTTTTATGACGCCTTTTAATTTGCAGTTTTGGGGAAGCATGTATGCTCCAACAAACGAAATTTTAAAAACGGTAGAACTAAATTGGGTAGATTTATTAAAATTGGTTTCTTTAATTTTAGGAATTCCGTTATTCTTTGGAATGTTGATAAAACATTACCATGCTGAAATGGCAGGTAAGATAGAGAGGGTTTTAAAACCACTCTCTATGTTGGTTTTTATCGCATTAATTTTTATTGCTTTTTCTCAGAACTTAGATGTTTTTATAAATCACATCCATCATGTAATTTTCTTAGTTATTTTTCATAATATTTTTGCTTTTATATTAGGTTTTGTTACTGCAAAATCTTTCGGGTTAAATAAAAAAGACACCAAAACAATTGCTATAGAAACAGGAATTCAGAATGGTGGTTTGGGCTTGTTATTAATTTTTGGTTTTTTTGATGGTTTAGGAGGTATGGCCTTATTAGCGGCTTTCTGGGGAATTTGGGATGTCTTTTCTGGAATTCTTTTGGCTACTTATTGGGGAAGAAAACCTAAAAACAAAATTCCAGTAAAACAAATGCAAAACTTATGA
- a CDS encoding DUF4159 domain-containing protein, which translates to MKQILSIFFTFLFFITNAQDVAILKYNGGGDWYSNPTAVPNLVAFANTNIKTNISKNPQTVEVGSQDIFNFPMVFMTGHGNVYFSNDEAENLRNYLISGGFLHISDNYGLDKFIRAELKKVFPKLEFQEVPSNHAIYNQTFKFPNGIPKIHEHDNKPAQGFGIFYQERLVIFYDYETDLSDGWEDEIIHNDPKSIREKALKMGANIIEYAFKN; encoded by the coding sequence ATGAAGCAAATTCTAAGTATCTTTTTTACTTTTTTATTTTTTATAACAAATGCGCAAGATGTTGCTATTTTAAAATACAATGGTGGTGGAGATTGGTATTCGAACCCAACTGCAGTTCCTAATTTGGTGGCATTTGCCAATACAAACATTAAAACAAACATTTCTAAGAATCCGCAAACGGTAGAAGTTGGGAGTCAAGATATTTTTAACTTTCCTATGGTTTTTATGACCGGACATGGAAATGTATATTTTTCTAATGATGAAGCCGAAAACCTAAGAAATTACTTGATTTCTGGTGGCTTTTTACACATTTCCGACAATTATGGTTTAGATAAATTTATTCGAGCAGAACTAAAGAAAGTCTTCCCAAAATTAGAGTTTCAAGAAGTTCCTAGCAATCATGCTATTTACAATCAAACATTTAAATTTCCAAATGGAATTCCAAAAATTCACGAACATGATAACAAACCTGCACAAGGTTTTGGAATTTTCTACCAAGAAAGGTTGGTTATTTTTTATGATTATGAAACCGATTTAAGCGATGGTTGGGAAGACGAAATTATACACAACGACCCTAAAAGTATACGAGAAAAAGCCTTAAAAATGGGTGCAAATATTATAGAATATGCGTTTAAGAATTAG
- a CDS encoding helix-turn-helix domain-containing protein, with product MSVKEIFNLFLLISALHGFLFCFVMLFSKNGREKSMLFINLLVLTISLNNIQSWILAKDFFIEYFFLDYIHIPWHFLIAPFFYMFLINYLEIEKRSKNLLKIVLPIFILIITIRISFVSFFSDRNTKDIAYLFEKYTSIEEIFSLIISLIIFGYSFKILSKKKKLFTKILSYDNLKWIYASFKLGLLTYIFWIIALAITVALNFKEFIYSYYPLRVLTTILIYWIGYQALLQLRLLKERKDLRKQLNFTLIAEENNIIEEEKDFDKKLVFDKIQNLIQEKKLFIEPKLNADFLANEVNISSYKLSTLIKLFTDKNFNDYINEFRIDLAKELLAHPEYKNYTITSIGLESGFNSKSSFYSTFKKHTGVTPAQYQKSLERLMLTSKKED from the coding sequence TTGTCTGTAAAAGAAATTTTTAATCTCTTCTTATTAATAAGTGCTTTACATGGTTTTCTATTTTGCTTTGTAATGCTGTTTTCGAAAAACGGAAGAGAGAAAAGTATGTTATTTATCAATTTATTGGTATTAACCATTTCTTTAAACAACATACAGTCTTGGATTCTCGCCAAAGACTTTTTTATAGAATATTTCTTTTTAGACTATATACACATTCCCTGGCATTTCTTAATTGCACCCTTCTTTTACATGTTTCTAATTAACTATTTAGAAATTGAAAAACGAAGTAAAAATTTGCTAAAAATTGTGTTGCCTATTTTTATTCTAATTATTACTATAAGAATTAGTTTTGTTTCCTTTTTTAGTGATAGAAATACAAAAGACATTGCCTATCTTTTCGAGAAATATACTTCTATCGAAGAAATTTTCTCTTTAATTATCTCGTTAATTATTTTTGGATATTCTTTTAAAATTTTATCTAAAAAAAAGAAATTATTTACCAAAATACTGTCTTACGATAATTTAAAATGGATTTATGCCTCCTTTAAATTAGGTTTGTTAACCTACATTTTTTGGATTATTGCATTGGCAATAACAGTCGCCTTAAATTTTAAAGAATTTATATACTCTTATTATCCATTAAGAGTTTTAACCACCATTTTAATTTATTGGATTGGTTACCAAGCATTATTGCAACTGCGTTTATTAAAAGAACGTAAAGACTTAAGAAAGCAATTAAACTTTACTCTTATTGCAGAAGAAAATAATATTATCGAAGAAGAAAAAGATTTCGATAAAAAATTAGTTTTTGATAAGATACAAAACCTTATCCAAGAAAAGAAGCTTTTTATAGAACCTAAATTAAATGCCGATTTTTTAGCAAACGAAGTAAATATTAGTTCTTACAAACTATCTACCTTAATTAAATTATTTACCGATAAAAACTTTAACGACTACATAAACGAATTCCGAATTGATTTAGCCAAAGAACTTTTAGCACACCCAGAATATAAAAACTATACCATTACTTCCATTGGTTTAGAGTCTGGTTTTAATTCAAAATCTTCTTTTTATTCGACTTTTAAAAAACATACTGGCGTTACTCCTGCTCAATATCAAAAATCTTTAGAGAGGTTAATGTTAACTTCTAAAAAAGAAGATTAA
- a CDS encoding esterase/lipase family protein: MKKITLCICLSFIALQLKAQTTLEKKAQTTLENYTKEVDAKLQNIDKSPITSNILLDRVISVSSIVEFNQGARQDTTSFSHFKQVWYELNRASYVQNIPKIEVFNDELLNKNYNSNTIPIGIINTEFHYGDAGTTQNPNIQFNATTKTFSNIPNKTPFIKKQTTIISPLIEEATGSTIQFKTDAYFKLHKFGKKIKTLQLQTNGSNFTLINNYNFTNINATTTYTTKGIKNLKFVATFSDNTKKTSYGKFYLNIPTTYLAKSNTSPLEEIFADSDLYFQGYDENKAYQGKNEYRIYYNDDAKILDKPIIIVDGFDPSDTRKIEEFDEGHNENEPSILELMSYKLKNGDNVELINDLNKLGYDVIIVNHPKYKVSDGINGNRTKQINGGGDYIQRNAYVLISLIRKLKQQQEGKEKMVVIGPSMGGLITRYALAYMEKKLAETGDHTKWNHNTRLWVSFDSPHQGANIPIGTQYWLRFHSFLEKVKENLEVKINSVAAKQMLVHHHLSGRETPQGAPNFRNRFQNELDALGTPQNLRKIALNNGSILGETIGIPSQEILSMKINPDVASRIVDIILFGPLLDFEGIHSNIYFTPKKNTKSLIFDGRVRVSTFFINWSIYRERHYTNSDGRGSYDTSPGSFFYTQNIIYNDALPLSQHSFDNWLMELFIELKRSIKIKEHSFIPTKSALAYTGSNVLGETIGNQNRVCTGQTPFDSYFAPNKNEEHITLTKENVAWLTEEIKGNKQLPIPNSTTPHISNREALCINTKNKVTFYLNECASPKATSWAVSPDLQIVSTTDYTAIVKPIGNKITNTPSKVIATLANGKTVVKEIRVIGEPTITFPDTSLRDAILAGTSAANYPNVTITNKHRIPVDINFANRINWKHTIEIRNKGIENNLPPEFYYPCTKNHSPATLASIISANFKAATSVKDLVPLLKHHFVKTYKITDMSPNLNENTPESLLREYALEPQGFSPIIEFEGNGLIEVEVTATNECGCATNTNVYKTPKPKPFFDFTIYPNPIRSQPGSQQIGINLTRGNTEDNPVEKVSCYVTLTEVSTGKDVLKRSFVFDKNKQFVLLDIGKDLSSGTTTTLQLAPLDPGVYIFKISSARGNASKKLIVEL, from the coding sequence ATGAAAAAAATTACACTTTGCATTTGCTTGTCTTTTATTGCATTGCAATTAAAAGCACAAACCACATTAGAAAAAAAAGCACAAACCACATTAGAAAACTACACAAAAGAAGTAGATGCTAAATTACAAAATATAGACAAAAGCCCAATTACTTCTAACATATTGTTAGATAGGGTTATTTCTGTTTCTAGTATTGTAGAATTTAACCAAGGTGCAAGACAAGATACCACCTCTTTTTCTCATTTTAAACAAGTATGGTATGAATTAAACAGAGCGTCTTACGTTCAAAATATACCCAAAATTGAAGTTTTTAATGATGAATTACTGAATAAAAATTACAATTCTAATACAATTCCCATAGGTATCATTAATACAGAGTTTCATTATGGCGATGCTGGTACTACACAAAACCCAAACATTCAATTTAATGCCACTACAAAAACTTTTAGTAATATTCCTAATAAAACACCTTTTATCAAAAAACAAACCACCATAATTAGCCCATTAATAGAAGAAGCTACAGGCAGTACTATACAATTTAAAACAGATGCCTATTTTAAATTACATAAGTTTGGTAAAAAAATTAAAACCTTACAATTACAAACCAATGGTAGCAATTTTACACTCATAAACAATTACAATTTTACCAATATCAATGCAACCACAACCTACACAACAAAAGGTATTAAAAACCTTAAGTTTGTAGCAACTTTTTCTGATAATACTAAAAAAACAAGTTATGGTAAGTTTTATTTAAATATACCAACTACCTATTTAGCAAAAAGTAATACATCTCCATTAGAAGAAATTTTTGCGGATAGCGATTTATATTTTCAAGGTTATGATGAAAACAAAGCTTACCAAGGTAAAAATGAATACCGAATTTATTATAATGATGATGCAAAAATTTTAGATAAACCCATTATTATTGTAGATGGTTTTGACCCAAGTGACACAAGAAAAATTGAAGAATTTGATGAAGGACATAATGAAAATGAACCGAGTATACTTGAGTTAATGAGCTATAAATTAAAAAATGGGGATAATGTAGAGTTAATAAATGACCTTAATAAATTAGGTTACGATGTAATTATAGTAAACCACCCAAAATATAAGGTAAGTGATGGTATTAATGGTAATAGAACCAAACAAATAAATGGTGGTGGAGATTATATACAACGTAATGCTTATGTACTAATTTCTTTAATAAGAAAATTAAAACAACAACAAGAGGGCAAAGAAAAAATGGTGGTAATTGGCCCAAGCATGGGTGGTTTAATTACAAGATATGCATTGGCATATATGGAGAAAAAACTAGCAGAAACAGGAGATCATACAAAATGGAACCACAATACTCGTTTATGGGTAAGTTTCGATTCACCACACCAAGGAGCCAACATACCTATTGGTACACAATATTGGTTGCGTTTTCATAGTTTCTTAGAAAAGGTTAAAGAAAATTTAGAGGTTAAAATAAATTCTGTTGCTGCCAAGCAAATGTTGGTACATCATCATTTATCTGGTAGAGAAACTCCACAAGGTGCACCTAATTTTAGAAACCGTTTTCAAAATGAATTAGATGCTTTAGGGACGCCTCAAAATTTACGTAAAATTGCTTTAAATAATGGAAGTATTTTAGGCGAAACAATTGGTATTCCTAGTCAAGAAATACTTAGTATGAAAATTAATCCTGATGTCGCGTCAAGAATAGTTGATATAATCTTGTTTGGTCCACTTTTAGATTTCGAAGGGATTCACTCTAATATTTATTTTACACCTAAAAAAAATACAAAAAGTTTAATTTTTGATGGTAGAGTGAGAGTTAGTACTTTTTTTATTAACTGGAGTATTTATAGAGAACGCCATTATACTAATTCTGATGGTAGAGGAAGTTATGATACAAGTCCAGGTAGTTTCTTTTACACTCAAAATATTATTTATAATGATGCCTTACCTCTTTCACAACATAGTTTTGATAATTGGCTTATGGAACTTTTTATAGAGCTAAAAAGAAGTATAAAAATAAAAGAACACAGTTTTATTCCAACAAAAAGCGCCTTAGCTTATACAGGTAGTAATGTTTTAGGTGAAACGATAGGTAATCAAAACAGAGTCTGTACAGGACAAACGCCTTTCGATAGTTATTTTGCACCCAATAAAAATGAAGAGCATATTACCTTAACAAAAGAGAATGTAGCTTGGTTAACAGAAGAAATAAAAGGTAATAAACAACTACCAATTCCAAACTCCACCACACCACATATATCAAACAGAGAGGCTTTATGTATAAATACAAAAAACAAAGTTACTTTCTATTTAAACGAATGTGCATCACCCAAAGCAACTTCTTGGGCAGTAAGCCCCGATTTGCAAATCGTAAGCACCACAGATTATACTGCAATTGTAAAACCTATTGGTAATAAAATAACAAATACGCCTTCAAAAGTTATAGCAACATTAGCTAATGGTAAAACAGTGGTAAAAGAAATAAGAGTTATAGGAGAACCCACCATTACATTTCCAGATACAAGCCTTCGAGATGCCATATTAGCAGGAACTTCAGCCGCAAATTACCCAAATGTAACCATTACAAACAAACATAGAATTCCTGTAGACATTAATTTTGCTAATAGAATAAATTGGAAGCACACCATTGAGATAAGAAATAAAGGTATAGAAAACAACTTACCTCCAGAATTTTATTACCCTTGTACAAAAAACCATTCACCTGCTACATTAGCTAGTATAATTTCAGCAAACTTTAAAGCTGCCACAAGTGTTAAAGATTTAGTACCATTGTTAAAACATCATTTTGTAAAAACTTATAAAATAACAGATATGAGTCCTAATTTAAATGAAAACACTCCTGAATCGTTATTGCGTGAATATGCATTAGAGCCTCAAGGATTTAGCCCAATAATTGAATTTGAAGGAAATGGTCTTATTGAGGTTGAAGTTACTGCTACTAACGAGTGTGGCTGTGCCACAAATACAAATGTATATAAAACACCCAAACCAAAACCTTTTTTCGATTTTACAATTTATCCAAACCCCATTAGAAGTCAACCAGGAAGTCAACAAATAGGAATTAATTTGACAAGAGGAAATACAGAAGACAATCCTGTAGAAAAAGTTAGTTGTTATGTTACTTTAACAGAGGTTTCTACAGGTAAAGATGTACTTAAACGTAGCTTTGTTTTCGATAAAAACAAACAGTTTGTTTTATTAGATATTGGAAAAGACCTTAGCTCAGGCACCACAACAACTTTACAATTAGCACCTCTAGATCCAGGTGTATATATTTTTAAAATATCCTCTGCACGTGGCAACGCTTCTAAAAAACTAATTGTTGAGCTATAG
- a CDS encoding 16S rRNA (uracil(1498)-N(3))-methyltransferase, with protein sequence MQLFYNSDISTKTPQITFDKIESKHIVRVLRKKENDVLKITNGKGFLFDVKIIVASDKKCLAEIISFEEKPKPWSYYLHIAIAPTKLNDRTEWFLEKATEIGIDEITPIICSNSERRVVKLERFEKIIQSAMKQSLKFTLPKLNAPVKFRDFINRDFNGKVCIAHCEVNSEKKTLKTVLQPSENVTILIGPEGDFSMEEINKALAKKYIPISLGESRLRTETAALVAVNTVSFINE encoded by the coding sequence ATGCAACTATTTTATAATTCAGACATTTCTACAAAAACACCACAAATTACGTTCGATAAAATTGAAAGTAAACATATTGTGCGTGTTTTACGTAAAAAAGAAAATGATGTTTTAAAAATTACCAACGGAAAAGGTTTTCTGTTTGATGTTAAAATTATTGTTGCCAGTGATAAAAAGTGTTTGGCCGAAATTATTTCGTTTGAAGAAAAGCCAAAGCCTTGGTCTTATTATTTACATATTGCAATTGCACCCACAAAATTAAATGATAGAACAGAATGGTTTTTAGAAAAAGCCACAGAAATTGGTATTGATGAAATTACACCAATAATTTGCAGTAATTCCGAAAGACGCGTTGTTAAACTAGAACGTTTCGAGAAAATTATTCAATCTGCCATGAAGCAATCTTTAAAATTTACATTGCCAAAATTAAATGCTCCTGTAAAATTTAGAGACTTTATCAATCGAGATTTTAATGGTAAAGTTTGCATTGCACATTGTGAAGTAAATAGTGAGAAAAAAACTTTAAAAACTGTCTTACAACCTTCAGAAAATGTTACTATTTTAATTGGTCCTGAAGGCGATTTTTCTATGGAAGAAATTAATAAAGCCTTAGCCAAAAAATACATTCCTATTTCTTTAGGAGAAAGTAGGTTACGCACAGAAACTGCTGCTTTGGTTGCTGTAAATACGGTTTCGTTTATAAACGAATAA